The following coding sequences are from one Streptomyces angustmyceticus window:
- a CDS encoding dienelactone hydrolase family protein yields MTSVHGGSLDIPTPDGVADAYLAHPDDGAPHPGVLLYMDAFGLRPSLEEMAKRLAGHGYTVLVPNVFYRSGRAPLVELPDVIDPSQRPEIFERLFPIMQTLTPQPAMRDAGAYLDWLAASPLATDGPVGTTGYCMGGVLAVRTAAAHPDRIAAAAAFHAGRLATDAEDSPHRLAGRITARLHFGHADQDQSMTPEQIEHLEQALDAAGVRYRSELYEGAHHGYTQADTAAYHAEADARHWRNLLDLFGQCL; encoded by the coding sequence ATGACGAGCGTGCACGGTGGCTCCCTGGACATCCCCACTCCGGACGGCGTCGCCGACGCGTACCTCGCCCATCCCGACGACGGCGCGCCGCACCCCGGCGTCCTGCTGTACATGGACGCCTTCGGGCTGCGGCCCTCGCTGGAGGAGATGGCCAAGCGCCTGGCCGGGCACGGCTACACGGTGCTGGTGCCCAACGTCTTCTACCGCTCCGGCCGCGCCCCGCTGGTGGAGCTGCCCGACGTCATCGACCCGTCCCAGCGGCCGGAGATCTTCGAGCGGCTCTTCCCGATCATGCAGACCCTCACGCCCCAGCCGGCGATGCGGGACGCCGGGGCCTACCTCGACTGGCTGGCCGCCTCCCCGCTGGCCACCGACGGCCCCGTGGGCACCACCGGCTACTGCATGGGCGGCGTCCTCGCGGTCCGCACCGCCGCGGCCCACCCCGACCGGATCGCCGCCGCGGCCGCCTTCCACGCCGGGCGCCTGGCCACCGACGCCGAGGACAGCCCGCACCGGCTCGCCGGCCGGATCACCGCGCGGCTGCACTTCGGGCACGCCGACCAGGACCAGTCCATGACGCCCGAGCAGATCGAGCACCTGGAGCAGGCGCTGGACGCCGCGGGCGTGCGCTACCGCAGCGAGCTCTACGAAGGCGCCCACCACGGCTACACCCAGGCCGACACCGCCGCGTACCACGCCGAGGCGGACGCCCGTCACTGGCGCAACCTACTGGACCTCTTCGGGCAGTGCCTCTAG
- a CDS encoding SDR family NAD(P)-dependent oxidoreductase produces MTIKGSTVLLTGASGGIGHALARALAARGAHLVVTGRRADALGQLETSLGARPLVADLSDPEAVEDLAERAGPVDILVANAALPSSGPLLDYTPRELNRSLDVNLRAPLMLARLLAPRMVAAGRGHLVMIGSISGRTASPSTSLYSAAKFGLRGFTHGLRQDLHGTGVGVSLVQPGFVRDAGMFADSGATPPAGIRTVSPAQVVAGTLKAIERDRAEVNVAPLELRLGSAIGGLFPTLAAAVQRRAAPAALVRQIAQAQRHQR; encoded by the coding sequence CTGACCATCAAGGGATCGACCGTTCTGCTGACCGGCGCCAGCGGTGGCATCGGCCATGCGCTGGCCAGGGCGCTCGCGGCCCGAGGTGCCCACCTGGTGGTCACCGGCCGGCGTGCCGACGCGCTCGGGCAGCTCGAAACGTCGCTGGGCGCCCGGCCCTTGGTCGCGGACCTGAGCGATCCCGAGGCGGTCGAGGATCTCGCCGAACGCGCCGGGCCGGTGGACATCCTGGTCGCCAACGCGGCCCTGCCGTCCAGCGGCCCGCTGCTCGACTACACGCCCCGCGAGCTGAACCGGTCGCTGGACGTGAACCTGCGCGCGCCGCTCATGCTCGCCCGGCTCCTGGCCCCGCGCATGGTGGCCGCCGGGCGCGGCCACCTGGTCATGATCGGCTCCATCTCGGGCCGGACGGCCTCCCCTTCCACCTCGCTCTACAGCGCCGCGAAGTTCGGCCTGCGCGGCTTCACGCACGGCCTGCGGCAGGACCTGCACGGCACGGGCGTCGGGGTGTCCCTCGTACAGCCGGGCTTCGTCCGCGACGCGGGGATGTTCGCCGACTCGGGCGCCACACCACCCGCCGGGATCCGCACCGTCAGCCCCGCACAGGTCGTGGCCGGCACCCTCAAGGCGATCGAACGCGACCGCGCCGAAGTCAATGTGGCCCCGCTCGAACTGCGCCTGGGCAGCGCCATCGGCGGGCTCTTCCCCACCCTGGCGGCCGCCGTCCAGCGCCGGGCCGCGCCGGCCGCCCTCGTCCGGCAGATCGCCCAGGCCCAGCGCCACCAGCGCTGA
- a CDS encoding GNAT family N-acetyltransferase, which yields MTPTLRTERLVLSPYRPEDEEVFVALLGDEEVCRWMGQDRVPEEEVRGIFQAILHEIYGKNLFDVWAVWSDGVFVGHAEIKKTGNVDGYEMVAALVKESRGRGVGNELIRGLLRYAADTLQLDEVYGMVGAENAASLALGRKLGFTHVRDVVGDDGTVTKMLVLPTGNSRSPGAGPSPDRGRALGGVPSQGSSPSRGADSSPGAGPTAVSVG from the coding sequence ATGACCCCGACCCTGCGCACCGAACGACTGGTTCTTTCGCCCTACCGGCCCGAGGACGAGGAGGTCTTCGTGGCCCTGCTCGGCGACGAAGAGGTCTGCCGCTGGATGGGCCAGGACCGCGTACCCGAAGAAGAGGTCCGGGGCATTTTCCAGGCGATTCTCCACGAGATCTATGGAAAGAACCTGTTCGACGTGTGGGCCGTGTGGTCCGACGGCGTCTTCGTGGGCCACGCGGAGATCAAGAAAACCGGCAATGTCGACGGCTACGAGATGGTCGCCGCCCTGGTCAAGGAGAGCCGGGGGAGGGGCGTGGGCAACGAATTGATCCGCGGCCTGCTGCGCTACGCCGCCGACACCCTGCAACTCGACGAGGTCTACGGCATGGTGGGCGCCGAGAACGCCGCCAGCCTGGCCCTGGGCAGGAAGCTGGGATTCACCCACGTCCGCGATGTGGTCGGGGACGACGGCACGGTGACGAAGATGCTGGTCCTCCCCACCGGCAACAGCCGGTCCCCGGGCGCCGGCCCTTCTCCGGACCGCGGCCGTGCCCTGGGCGGTGTCCCCTCCCAGGGCAGCAGCCCCTCCCGGGGCGCCGATTCGTCCCCGGGAGCCGGCCCTACCGCCGTGTCGGTGGGCTGA
- a CDS encoding MbtH family protein produces MDENARYQVLRNDEDQYSLWLADLEVPDGWQPVGKEGTQDECSAYVDEVWTDMRPRSLRERMDHAAS; encoded by the coding sequence ATGGACGAGAACGCCCGCTACCAGGTGCTGCGCAACGACGAGGACCAGTACTCGCTGTGGCTGGCCGACCTGGAGGTCCCCGACGGCTGGCAGCCCGTGGGCAAGGAGGGCACCCAGGACGAGTGCTCCGCCTACGTCGACGAGGTCTGGACCGACATGCGCCCCCGCAGCCTGCGCGAGCGCATGGACCACGCCGCCTCCTGA
- a CDS encoding TetR/AcrR family transcriptional regulator produces MPNTSPARARIIAATLRIIGDDGIAAVTNRRIAKEAGVSLGSVTYHFATQHDLLRESLRSFVDQETCRFTELAARHCDGPTTPQDAAAVIGQVAADTAFDSEHIAPFELYLQAGRDPQLRAAAQECFAAYDRLAASLLGAIGAPDPERLAGPAVALVVGLQLRRLATGTGTDDLVDALLLLAGVPSQTT; encoded by the coding sequence ATGCCGAACACCTCCCCGGCCCGCGCGCGCATCATCGCGGCCACGCTACGGATCATCGGCGACGACGGGATCGCCGCGGTCACCAACCGTCGTATCGCCAAGGAGGCCGGCGTCTCACTCGGCTCCGTCACCTACCACTTCGCGACCCAACACGACCTGCTGCGCGAGAGCCTGCGGTCCTTCGTCGACCAGGAGACCTGTCGTTTCACCGAGCTGGCCGCGCGCCACTGCGACGGCCCGACCACCCCGCAGGACGCCGCCGCCGTGATCGGCCAGGTCGCCGCCGACACCGCCTTCGACAGCGAGCACATCGCCCCCTTCGAGCTCTACCTCCAGGCCGGCCGCGACCCCCAGCTCCGCGCCGCCGCACAGGAGTGCTTCGCGGCCTACGACCGTCTGGCCGCCTCCCTCCTGGGCGCGATCGGCGCCCCCGACCCCGAACGCCTCGCCGGCCCCGCCGTCGCCCTCGTCGTCGGTCTCCAACTCCGCCGCCTCGCCACCGGCACCGGCACCGACGACCTCGTCGACGCACTGCTCCTCCTCGCGGGCGTCCCCTCACAGACGACCTGA